The following proteins are co-located in the Fructilactobacillus carniphilus genome:
- a CDS encoding DUF488 domain-containing protein, producing MQLTIERIYTKPVDHDGYRILVDRRWPRGISKVNAALDEWAKEIAPTTELRQWFNHIPERFPEFQQRYRQELDHNPATAAFVTKVAAQLETSNVILLYGAKDQQHNQAVVLLDYLHHQPAIQSVLQSKE from the coding sequence ATGCAGCTAACGATTGAGCGAATTTACACTAAACCCGTAGATCACGACGGTTACCGGATCTTAGTCGACCGTCGCTGGCCCCGGGGGATTTCCAAGGTCAACGCGGCCCTAGATGAGTGGGCTAAAGAAATTGCCCCGACAACGGAACTGCGTCAGTGGTTTAACCACATTCCGGAACGGTTCCCCGAATTTCAACAACGCTACCGTCAGGAACTGGACCACAATCCAGCAACCGCTGCTTTCGTAACGAAGGTGGCAGCACAGTTAGAAACTAGCAACGTGATTCTGCTATACGGTGCCAAGGACCAGCAGCATAACCAGGCCGTCGTGCTGCTGGATTACCTCCATCACCAACCTGCGATTCAATCAGTTTTACAGTC